From Nomascus leucogenys isolate Asia chromosome 15, Asia_NLE_v1, whole genome shotgun sequence, a single genomic window includes:
- the MPZL2 gene encoding myelin protein zero-like protein 2, translating to MYGKSSTRAVLLLLGIQLTALWPIAAVEIYTSRVLEAVNGTDARLKCTFSSFAPVGDALTVTWNFRPLDGGPEQFVFYYHIDPFQPMSGRFKDRVSWDGNPERYDASIFLWKLQFDDNGTYTCQVKNPPDVDGVIGEIRLSVVHTVRFSEIHFLALAIGSACALMIIIVIVVVLFQHYRKKRWAERAHKVVEIKSKEEERLNQEKKVSVYLEDTD from the exons ATGTATGGCAAGAGCTCTACTCGTGCGGTGCTTCTTCTCCTGGGCATACAGCTCACAG CTCTTTGGCCTATAGCAGCTGTGGAAATTTATACCTCCCGGGTGCTGGAGGCTGTTAACGGGACAGATGCTCGGTTAAAATGCACTTTCTCCAGCTTTGCCCCTGTGGGTGATGCTCTAACAGTGACCTGGAATTTTCGTCCTCTAGATGGGGGACCTGAGCAGTTT GTATTCTACTACCACATAGACCCCTTCCAACCCATGAGTGGGCGGTTTAAGGACCGGGTGTCTTGGGATGGGAACCCTGAGCGATatgatgcctccatctttctctGGAAACTGCAGTTCGACGACAATGGGACATACACCTGCCAGGTGAAGAACCCACCTGATGTTGATGGGGTGATAGGGGAGATCCGGCTCAGCGTCGTGCACACTG TACGCTTCTCTGAGATCCATTTCCTGGCTCTGGCCATTGGCTCTGCCTGTGCACTGATGATCATAATAGTAATTGTAGTGGTCCTCTTCCAGCATTACCGGAAAAAGCGATGGGCCGAAAGAGCTCATAAAGTGGTGGAGATAAAATC aaaagaagaggaaaggctCAACCAAGAGAAAAAGGTCTCTGTTTATTTAGAAGACACAGACTAA
- the MPZL3 gene encoding myelin protein zero-like protein 3, translated as MQQRGAAGSRGCSLFPLLGVLFFQGVYMVLCLEIHADAHVRGYVGEKIKLKCTFKSTSDVTDKLTIDWTYRPPSSSRTVSIFHYQSFQYPTTAGTFRDRISWVGNVYKGDASISISNPTIKDNGTFSCAVKNPPDVHHNIPMTELTVTERGFGTMLSSVALLSILVFVPSAVVVALLLVRMGRKAAGLKKRSRSGYKKSSIEVSDDTDQEEEEACMARLCVHCAECLDSDYEETY; from the exons ATGCAGCAGAGAGGAGCAGCTGGAAGCCGTGGCtgctctctcttccctctgctgGGCGTCCTGTTCTTCCAGG GTGTTTATATGGTCCTTTGCTTGGAGATTCATGCAGATGCCCATGTCCGAGGTTATGTTGGAGAAAAGATCAAGTTGAAATGCACTTTCAAGTCAACTTCAGATGTCACTGACAAGCTTACTATAGACTGGACATATCGCCCTCCCAGCAGCAGCCGCACAGTATCA ATATTTCATTATCAGTCTTTCCAGTACCCAACCACAGCAGGCACATTTCGGGATCGGATTTCCTGGGTTGGAAATGTATACAAAGGGGATGCATCTATAAGTATAAGCAACCCTACCATAAAGGACAATGGGACATTCAGCTGTGCTGTGAAGAATCCCCCAGATGTGCACCATAATATTCCCATGACAGAGCTAACAGTCACAGAAAGGG GTTTTGGCACCATGCTTTCCTCTGTGGCCCTTCTTTCCATCCTTGTCTTTGTGCCCTCAGCCGTGGTGGTTGCTCTGCTGCTGGTGAGAATGGGGAGGAAGGCTGCTGGGCTGAAGAAGAGGAGCAGGTCTGGCTATAAGAAGTCGTCTATTGAGGTTTCCGATGA CACTgatcaggaggaggaagaggcgtGCATGGCGAGGCTTTGCGTCCATTGCGCTGAGTGCCTG GATTCAGACTATGAAGAGACATATTGA